A genomic stretch from Styela clava chromosome 5, kaStyClav1.hap1.2, whole genome shotgun sequence includes:
- the LOC144411712 gene encoding uncharacterized protein LOC144411712 has protein sequence MKIKTLFVVLLFKGFIRSSISQCDGSQMIISNGTGHIQSPNYLNEYGKKASCTWKFVPEDNDKFIQLILTVEYQRLYFVDRIYKVCSGSYILTINNETADCDRYIDSIYTPAINMTYHQPQHCIGTSDGKLMPYVEVRYVSDGRTANYSASSMGFRIHYNYTRCTQGTREITASSTYIQTTLKHATEQFNKSELLFTTSVSQPVRTESSTQSTTIIILIFVIILLLVLVGAIVIYFRKRLRTTVAEQQEPTSINITTPDAGRSSPSAQPNPTYEEISDKKYENLQTPIEEDPYLQPFEMGNAGYEATTPRRQY, from the exons ATGAAGATAAAAACTTTATTCGTAGTTCTACTGTTCAAag GTTTTATCAGAAGCTCAATATCACAGTGCGATGGAAGTCAAATGATTATTTCTAACGGAACCGGTCATATTCAATCCCCGAATTACCTAAACGAATACGGGAAAAAAGCAAGTTGCACATGGAAATTTGTCCCCGAAGATAATGACAAATTTATACAGCTGATTCTTACAGTTGAATACCAACGACTATATTTTGTGGACAGGATTTATAAAGTTTGTTCCGGATCATACATACTAACAATTAATAACG AAACGGCAGATTGCGATAGATACATCGATTCAATTTATACCCCCGCAATTAATATGACTTATCATCAACCACAACACTGCATTGGAACGTCTGATGGAAAGCTGATGCCTTATGTTGAAGTCAGATACGTTTCAGATGGTAGAACAGCGAATTATTCCGCATCTTCTATGGGATTCCGAATTCATTACAACTATACCAGATGTACACAAG GCACAAGAGAAATTACAGCATCGTCAACCTATATACAAACTACTCTTAAACATGCAACTGAACAATTCAACAAATCAGAACTTTTATTCACTACTTCAG TTAGCCAACCCGTCCGCACAGAATCTTCTACTCAGTCAACaacgataatcatattgatATTCGTCATCATATTGCTTTTGGTGCTGGTAGGAGCAATTGTGATTTACTTCAGAAAACG GTTGCGCACAACAGTAGCGGAACAACAGGAACCAACATCAATCAACATTACAACGCCAGATGCCGGGAGAAGTTCGCCATCTGCCCAGCCAAACCCGACTTACGAAGAAATCAGCGACAAAAAATACGAGAACTTGCAGACACCAATTGAAGAGGATCCGTATTTACAGCCGTTCGAGATGGGCAACGCAGGGTATGAGGCCACAACACCAAGGCGTCAATACTAA